The following coding sequences are from one Marinilabiliales bacterium window:
- a CDS encoding UPF0104 family protein produces MRQALFKTTRILLFLSAGIFLLVLAFRDISLQELIEGLRSANYLWVVLSLAFASAAFISRTYRWIMLIEPLGYNPPVKNTFYALMTGYLANFILPRLGELTRCGSLNRTDRIPADALLGTVITERIADLLMLLLLALAVLLIQIEFFGDFLFNSIVIPLHGKVSSTLDLSWKFYLFAGSFLVLLIILYLHLASRLRRFSLFARSEKIVRQVIAGMISVFRMEKTGLFILHTLFIWLMYFLMTWALFMALPATAGLGTAAVLFILVIGGFGMAAPVQAGIGAYHWIVSVGLGLYDISREEGLVFATLSHESQALLMIVLGTFSLYMVYTISRKRKAASQPEC; encoded by the coding sequence CAAAACCACAAGGATCCTCCTGTTTTTATCGGCCGGGATCTTCCTCCTTGTTTTGGCATTCAGGGATATTAGTCTGCAGGAACTCATTGAAGGATTGAGATCTGCCAATTACCTCTGGGTCGTCCTGTCACTCGCTTTTGCATCGGCAGCATTTATCAGCAGGACATACAGATGGATAATGCTGATCGAACCTCTGGGTTACAACCCCCCGGTAAAGAACACCTTCTATGCGCTGATGACAGGATACCTTGCCAACTTCATACTGCCGCGCCTTGGAGAGTTAACCCGTTGCGGATCGCTGAACCGGACCGACAGAATTCCTGCCGACGCGCTTCTCGGTACAGTGATAACTGAAAGGATCGCAGATCTCTTAATGCTTCTGCTGCTGGCCCTTGCCGTACTGCTTATCCAGATTGAATTTTTCGGCGACTTCCTCTTTAACAGTATTGTCATTCCTCTTCACGGCAAAGTGTCCTCAACGCTTGACCTCTCCTGGAAGTTCTACCTGTTTGCAGGTTCTTTCCTGGTGCTCCTCATAATTTTATATCTTCACCTTGCCTCAAGGCTTCGCCGTTTCAGCCTTTTTGCCAGATCCGAAAAGATAGTCCGCCAGGTTATCGCAGGGATGATATCAGTGTTCCGGATGGAAAAGACCGGGTTATTCATCCTGCACACCCTGTTTATATGGCTGATGTATTTCCTAATGACCTGGGCCCTCTTCATGGCGCTGCCGGCAACGGCAGGCCTGGGGACTGCAGCGGTGCTCTTCATACTTGTGATCGGAGGCTTTGGAATGGCTGCCCCCGTCCAGGCGGGAATAGGTGCATATCATTGGATAGTCAGCGTAGGCCTGGGACTGTATGATATTTCAAGGGAAGAGGGGCTGGTCTTTGCAACCCTCTCTCACGAGTCACAGGCTCTGCTTATGATCGTGCTGGGCACCTTTTCGCTTTACATGGTTTATACAATATCGCGAAAGAGGAAAGCAGCGTCACAGCCTGAATGCTGA